The following are from one region of the Methanomassiliicoccales archaeon LGM-DZ1 genome:
- the mcrG gene encoding coenzyme-B sulfoethylthiotransferase subunit gamma, producing the protein MATDYKRQFYPGNSIPAKNRRRYMDPKVKLKKLRDIPMDDVVRLMGHRVPGAAYKSVHPPIEEGKEPKCPIRELVTPIPGAKAGDRIRYIQFTDSVYFAPISPYQRAWMYMSRYRGIDTGTLSGRQIIEVRERDLEQIAKELIDNETFDPALTGIRGATVHGHSCRLDEHGLMFDAWQRYVWDDKLKQVVYVKDQVALPLDKKIAVGKPASMTDLKKRTTIFRADGVDMRDDKEVTDFYIRIHKLRTLGGFRPWTVKGE; encoded by the coding sequence ATGGCAACAGATTACAAGAGACAGTTCTATCCGGGTAACTCCATCCCTGCGAAAAACAGGCGCAGGTACATGGACCCCAAAGTGAAGCTGAAGAAACTCCGCGACATACCCATGGATGACGTCGTCAGGCTGATGGGCCACCGTGTCCCCGGAGCGGCTTACAAGAGCGTCCACCCCCCGATCGAGGAGGGCAAGGAGCCCAAGTGCCCCATCAGGGAACTCGTCACCCCCATCCCCGGAGCGAAAGCCGGTGACAGGATCAGGTACATCCAGTTCACCGACTCCGTCTACTTCGCCCCCATTTCCCCCTACCAGAGGGCATGGATGTACATGTCCAGGTACAGAGGAATCGACACCGGAACCCTTTCCGGAAGGCAGATCATCGAGGTCCGCGAGAGGGACCTTGAGCAGATCGCCAAAGAGCTCATCGACAACGAGACCTTCGACCCCGCTCTGACCGGGATCAGGGGTGCGACCGTTCACGGACACTCCTGCCGTCTCGACGAGCACGGACTCATGTTCGATGCCTGGCAGAGGTACGTCTGGGACGACAAGCTCAAGCAGGTCGTCTACGTGAAAGACCAGGTCGCCCTGCCCCTCGACAAGAAGATCGCTGTCGGGAAGCCCGCGTCCATGACCGACCTGAAGAAGAGGACCACCATCTTCAGGGCTGACGGCGTTGACATGAGGGATGACAAAGAGGTCACTGACTTCTACATCAGGATCCACAAGCTCAGGACCCTGGGAGGATTCAGGCCTTGGACTGTAAAAGGTGAGTGA
- the mcrA gene encoding coenzyme-B sulfoethylthiotransferase subunit alpha, translating into MAEKAKEKLFLEACKKKFKEAPTDIETKYYCYGGWHQSKSKVEFQKEAMEIAKKRGFPMMNEDIGVPLGQRAWMPYQLSHTDIFVEPDDLHCINNPAIQQAWDDIRRTVLVGLDSPHNTIQKRLGKEVTPETINAYLETVNHTMPGGAVVQEHMAECNPALVYDSYVKVFSGDDELIDELDPRFVIDINKNFPKDQAEQLKKAMGKTVMQAVRVPTMVGRLMDGATVSRHAAMQISMAFISSYKLAAGEAAIADFAYSAKHQSITMGSMMPARRVRGPNEPGGITFGFLDDMVQSDRVYPDDPARAALETVALAAIIYDQIYLGGYMSGGVGFTQYASAAYTDNILEDYVYHGIDVINDRYGGFCGIKPDDYDKQMKLGDEISSYALEMYERYPAVMETHFGGSQRATVTAASTGIVGAFATGVADNGLNLWYQSMLQHKERTGRLGFYGFDLQDQCGSANSYAYRSDEGLPMELRGPNYPNYAMNVGHLSGYAGIPKAAHLARGDAFVASPLIKIAFSDKDLIFDFANITKEIGRGGLREFQPAGERTAVIKG; encoded by the coding sequence ATGGCAGAGAAAGCGAAAGAGAAACTTTTCCTTGAAGCATGCAAGAAGAAGTTCAAGGAAGCCCCCACCGACATCGAGACCAAGTACTACTGCTACGGCGGATGGCACCAGTCCAAATCCAAGGTGGAGTTCCAGAAAGAGGCAATGGAGATCGCCAAGAAACGTGGATTCCCCATGATGAACGAGGACATCGGAGTGCCTCTGGGCCAGAGGGCCTGGATGCCCTACCAGCTGTCCCACACGGACATCTTCGTGGAGCCCGATGACCTCCACTGCATCAACAACCCGGCCATCCAGCAGGCCTGGGATGACATCAGGAGGACCGTCCTCGTCGGACTCGACTCTCCGCACAACACCATCCAGAAGAGGCTTGGAAAAGAGGTCACCCCCGAGACCATCAACGCGTACCTCGAGACCGTGAACCACACCATGCCCGGAGGAGCTGTCGTTCAGGAGCACATGGCCGAGTGCAACCCTGCCCTCGTCTACGACTCCTACGTCAAGGTGTTCTCCGGAGACGACGAGCTCATCGATGAGCTCGACCCCAGGTTCGTCATCGACATCAACAAGAACTTCCCCAAGGACCAGGCTGAGCAGCTCAAGAAGGCCATGGGCAAGACCGTCATGCAGGCGGTCCGTGTCCCGACCATGGTCGGCAGGCTCATGGACGGCGCCACCGTTTCCAGGCACGCTGCCATGCAGATCTCGATGGCTTTCATCTCCTCCTACAAGCTCGCAGCAGGAGAGGCGGCCATCGCCGACTTCGCGTACTCCGCGAAGCACCAGTCCATCACCATGGGATCCATGATGCCCGCAAGGCGTGTCAGGGGACCCAACGAGCCCGGAGGAATCACCTTCGGATTCCTGGACGACATGGTGCAGTCCGACCGCGTCTACCCCGACGACCCCGCCAGGGCAGCGCTCGAGACCGTCGCGCTCGCGGCCATCATCTACGACCAGATCTACCTCGGCGGATACATGTCCGGAGGTGTCGGATTCACCCAGTACGCTTCTGCGGCCTACACCGACAACATCCTCGAGGACTACGTCTACCACGGTATCGACGTGATCAACGACAGGTACGGCGGATTCTGCGGAATCAAGCCCGACGACTACGACAAGCAGATGAAGCTCGGAGACGAGATCTCGTCCTACGCTCTCGAGATGTACGAGCGCTACCCGGCCGTCATGGAGACCCACTTCGGAGGATCTCAGCGTGCGACCGTCACCGCGGCGTCCACCGGTATCGTCGGAGCGTTCGCCACCGGTGTGGCCGACAACGGTCTCAACCTGTGGTACCAGTCCATGCTCCAGCACAAGGAGAGGACCGGAAGGCTCGGATTCTACGGATTCGATCTGCAGGACCAGTGCGGTTCCGCCAACTCCTACGCCTACAGGTCTGATGAGGGCCTGCCCATGGAGCTCAGGGGCCCCAACTACCCCAACTACGCCATGAACGTCGGACACCTGTCCGGCTACGCGGGAATCCCCAAGGCCGCCCACCTCGCGCGCGGCGATGCCTTCGTCGCTTCCCCGCTCATCAAGATCGCCTTCTCCGACAAGGACCTGATCTTCGACTTCGCGAACATCACGAAGGAGATTGGGCGCGGCGGACTCAGGGAGTTCCAGCCTGCCGGAGAGAGGACCGCGGTCATCAAGGGATGA
- a CDS encoding DUF2098 domain-containing protein, with amino-acid sequence MALQKGDIAKYAPTSRVGKITDIREEGGRTWYRFDNTGLYYAADTVVKADPSEYKAVSFKERKSKEMAGRQSVEDLQKMEREVDIDDMMPSGGG; translated from the coding sequence ATGGCGTTGCAGAAGGGGGATATAGCTAAGTACGCCCCGACGTCCAGGGTCGGCAAGATCACGGACATCAGGGAAGAGGGGGGACGCACCTGGTACAGGTTCGACAACACGGGCCTGTACTATGCCGCCGACACGGTCGTCAAGGCCGACCCCTCCGAATACAAGGCTGTGTCCTTCAAGGAGCGCAAGTCCAAAGAGATGGCAGGCCGTCAGTCGGTGGAAGATCTCCAGAAGATGGAGAGGGAAGTCGACATCGACGACATGATGCCGTCCGGCGGAGGGTAA